One Peribacillus simplex NBRC 15720 = DSM 1321 genomic region harbors:
- a CDS encoding class I SAM-dependent methyltransferase, with protein MSETITTYEDLLNMLDSLLREPTGFWNGFYEDREKGVPFFENFPDENLVAYFDSGLIVPGKVLELGCGPGRNAIYLAQKGCSIDAVDLSKEALEWGKERVADKNVHVNFIQSNIFDLDIEEGQYDFVYDSGCFHHIAPHRRINYLEMVKKALRPKGLYAITCFVEGGILGGADISDWEVYRQRSLKGGLGFTEEKLRMIFKEFEVVEIRKMREMEQTDETFGVQGLWTALFMKN; from the coding sequence TTGTCGGAGACGATTACAACCTATGAAGATCTATTGAATATGCTGGACTCGCTATTGCGAGAGCCGACTGGATTCTGGAATGGTTTTTATGAAGACCGTGAAAAAGGGGTTCCCTTTTTCGAAAATTTCCCTGATGAGAATTTGGTTGCATATTTTGATAGTGGGTTAATTGTGCCAGGAAAGGTTCTTGAGCTTGGGTGCGGACCTGGAAGAAATGCCATTTATCTCGCTCAAAAGGGCTGTTCCATTGATGCGGTGGATCTTTCGAAGGAAGCCCTTGAATGGGGAAAAGAACGAGTGGCAGATAAAAATGTGCACGTGAACTTCATTCAAAGCAATATATTTGATTTGGATATTGAGGAAGGGCAATATGACTTCGTGTATGATTCAGGTTGTTTTCACCATATTGCTCCTCATCGTAGGATCAATTATTTGGAGATGGTGAAAAAGGCGTTAAGGCCTAAGGGGCTGTATGCGATTACTTGTTTTGTCGAAGGCGGCATATTGGGTGGTGCTGACATTTCTGATTGGGAGGTATATAGGCAAAGAAGCCTCAAAGGCGGATTAGGTTTTACTGAAGAAAAACTCAGAATGATCTTCAAGGAATTTGAAGTGGTGGAAATACGTAAAATGAGGGAAATGGAACAAACGGATGAAACCTTTGGGGTGCAAGGTTTATGGACGGCTTTATTTATGAAAAATTGA